From Cuculus canorus isolate bCucCan1 chromosome 7, bCucCan1.pri, whole genome shotgun sequence, one genomic window encodes:
- the NDUFB8 gene encoding NADH dehydrogenase [ubiquinone] 1 beta subcomplex subunit 8, mitochondrial, which translates to MAASGLRGVLWSRAAARLWATRVAAAPAGARAASELPKELLPGPYPRTPEERAAAAKKYNMRVEDYEPYPDDGFGYGDYPKLPNKSHHERDPWYQWDQPDMRHNWGETMHWDFDMYLRTRVDTSPTAVPWHTMRKHFLVFLSTMLILFGLGGMYPSYMPVGPKQYPFNDLYLERGGDPNKEPPVVTHYEI; encoded by the exons ATGGCGGCGTCAGGGCTGCGCGGTGTCCTCTGGTCCCGGGCGGCCGCCCGGCTGTGGGCGACGCGGGTGGCGGCGGCGCCCGCAGGGGCGCGGGCGG CCTCGGAGCTGCCCAAGGAGCTGCTGCCCGGGCCGTACCCCCGCACGCCGGAGGAGCGAGCCGCCGCCGCCAAGAAGTACAACATGCGGGTGGAGGACTACGAGCCTTACCCCGACGACGGCTTTGG GTATGGTGACTATCCCAAGCTCCCTAATAAGTCTCATCATGAGAGAGACCCCTGGTACCAGTGGGACCAGCCGGACATGAGGCATAACTGGGGGGAGACG ATGCACTGGGACTTTGACATGTATCTCCGGACCCGTGTTGATACATCCCCCACTGCAGTTCCCTGGCACACCATGCGCAAACACTTCCTTGTCTTTTTAAGTACCATGCTGATCCTGTTTGGTCTTGGAGGGATGTACCCATCTTACATGCCTGTG GGACCGAAGCAATATCCCTTCAATGACCTGTAtctggagagaggaggagaccCCAATAAAGAGCCACCAGTGGTGACACACTATGAAATCTGA